CAATGCACCAACAATGTAATCTCTAAATAAGGGTTGTGATCCCCAAAAACCGTTTCTTAAGTGGTAGTGTATGTGTATGAACAATATTTCagtttgttttgagtttttgatCTTTTGAACAAGTTATCTTAAGTTTATGTTTGTTTGAACAATGTTGAACTGTCAAATTATAAAGGTAATGGTTTATGTGTGTTGATTTTTCTTTAAGATTTTGTGTTTAATGGATTGCCATTTTTTAAGTAAATGGAAGAAATTAGAAGGTAAAGGGCAAAACAGTGATTAATATTAAGAGGTAATGGACTGGTCAATGGGAGAAATTGGCTATTTTACGGTTTAAAGTCATATTAGAGGAGAAGGGGCAAAATCGTCATTAAGAATGTTTTAGAGTGGGAAAATTAAAATTAGTCGGAAAATGACGTGGCATAGGGATTGGGTAGCAAGTTCAAATCTGAGTAAATATTAAGGTagcagttttaaaaaaaaaattaagtagggagcaattacaaaaaaaaatgttTATATATGGGAGTAGTTACCAAAAAACCCTTTATTATACACAACCTCACGGAGTCACTCCTCTCTATCTACATCGACTATACTTATCTCCCTTAAGGCCTCAAAACTCCATTTTCTTCGGGTTTATGCCCCTTTCCTTTCTccattttgtatttttttgtaattttgtaGTCAGGTTTTGATTTGGCGAAGCATGTTTGATAACAAGCGGAAAAAAAGCTATGTACTAGGTGCGAAATAACATAGTCATAAACATTTGGTGAGACAATGGATTCGACGGAGTGAgctcaaatgaagatgaagaaagtgacgaggaggatgataatatggaaacagatgattaaaaaaaaatgtaatatgtaatttactttttatttttatgtattagGGTAATATATATGAACATAGTAATTTATATAAAGGAAAATATTTTATTATCTTAACTTGTGTTTCAAGctatattttttttatcaatatcttgtcataataataataataagtattagtattagtattaagtgaaattaaattaagttaatttaagtTAAAATTTCTTTAATTCGGAAAACTTCAACtcttataagttaagttcagaaaagttaaatTCAcctcctataagttaagttcagaaaaattaagttaagatcttataagttaagttcagtaaaattaagttcagaaaagcaaaattaagttcagttcagaaaaaATAAGTTCCTATAAATTAAGCTAAGTTCAGTAAGTCCAAACAAATAGGGCCTAAGGCCACCAACTTTATTAGTTACGGACCTGCGgaatacaaagtattttctccaATTCTTCTAACTAATTTTTGTATATGTGCTTAAAATATTATCACAAAACACAACAAATGTAAAATACCAAATAAATTGGAAGAAATACATGCAAATGAATTTTGACTACACAAGTCTTCcagaaaaggaaatagggaagaaaacctgaataatccgttttaggaaatagagaagaaaataGAGAATATGAAGCCAGGAGGGAGTAGTTGTACTAATGTTAAGAAGGATTTAGTTTACTCCGGGTTGTCCACTAACATTTTAAAAATAATTAATACTTACTAAGAATTTAACCTCTATTTTTGCGTCTCTAATTCGAAGAAATTAAAAAATGCTCAAAACTTGAGCGGATAAATGGCTATGGAATTGCATTTGGAAGGTGGATGTTATATCTCGTACTAAAGTCTTCTTTTGGCATCTTTGTAATGGAGTAAATGCTACGAGAGGCAACTTGGCAGCCCGTATGGAATTGACGGATTCTTTTTACCTACGATGCCATGATTGCATCGAGACTTGTCTCCATGTAGTTAGGGATTGTGGGTGGGTTGGGGGGAGGGGAGGGGGGGGTTGTATGTGAGGTACATATGATGGCAAGGGAAATGAACTTGAGAGAATGGATTGAGGAGGTAATGCGCGGTCTTGATAGACAGGAGAGAGTGGTGTTTATGACTGGTTGTTGGGCAATTTGGGAAAGGAGAAATAAGGCGATATTCGAGGATGGAGAGTGGAGGTCTGATTGGGTAGTTAGAAGGACACGAGAGATGATAACTGAGATGGAAGGGAATGGCGATGAGAATAGCAGGCCGAGGGGAGATAGTTTGATACCGAGGGAAGTAGGGATGGTGAGGGTGGTAGAGAAGGCATGGGTGAGATTGAGCGGGAGGAATGGCGATGTCATAGAGTGGGTGTGGTTAAAGTTAACGTTGATGCAGGTTTGTTGAAGGATGTCGGTGTGAGCTGGAGGATGGTTTGCCGTGATGACAGTGGCATGGCAAGATGAGCGTGTTCGATTCAAGTGTAGAATAAGTGGGATCCAGAATTTGCGAAGGCTATGGCGATACTACATGGTATGAAGGAGGCTAGAAGAGTTGGGGAGCGGAAGATTATTATAGAAAGCGATTGTCGGGTGGTGATCAAGACAATAAAAGCGAAGAAGTGGTATAGAAGTGACATCTCCTTTTATAAGGATATTTTTCATGCTTGTAATTGGTTTGATACTGTTTCTTTTAATTTTGTTCATAAACATTTGAATAGGGTAGCTCATAGGTTAGCGCATTTTATTCCTTGGTAACCAGGACGCCGAGCTTGGGGTGTGGATGTTCCGCTTGACATTGTTTCATTGATTGTGGGCGATATGAGTAATAATTAGTAAACCTCTTGGGTTTGTTAAAAAAAAAGTAACTTCAAATGtaattactaaataaatatcGCAAATGCATTTGTAAAGCGAATTGCAAAACGGATTCTTTTAGTAACTATTTTTATCTATTATACTTAAGGTTATTTGCTTGCCCTATATAGCTATATTTGTGTAAATCTGTCTTACCCGAGATTTAAtctcctatttactaaatgaataagcGAAACTCcaatttttcccgcctaaaacataTTTCTTATAATAATGATTGGTATTTTTAGCATAAACTATATGTATGGACACAATAGGTTATAAATGGGCATAATCTTTTAGCCTAAAACATATTTGCTATAATAGTGCTTATATTTATAACATTAAATATTTTACATTCTGCACAAATTTATCTCTGATCTGTTTATGATAAAGAAATTCTTTTTTATAAAGAATTTTATGATAAAACTTCattgatttttatgataaaaagttgtgactaaaaaatatgttattagtaaatatttgttaaaaattcattgagtttctatgataaaaagttgcggctaaaaaatatgttattagtaaatattcGTATATTAAgatcattaatttctcggtaaaaaaaaagtttcaaaaaaatACTCATTTCATTGCTTCTtacaatttaaatttttatttctctaatcaaaatacaatgagaaacatgaaaaataaatgaattgtcaatttaaatttcataaataaTACACTGAAAAGTAAAATTCTATAGATAACGTGCATACATTGCACGGGGTCTATACTAGTTGAATAATATTTGAGTAAGAATTTTAAAAAGAGTAGGtttcctgagagacggtctcttaataagctttattgagagaccgttaaacaattttaagaaaaagtggtactaaagataataaaataagtacaaatcatgattaatgataaaatgggtatatttattatgtaaataggtacgaaattactatgtcacgatcaacaacaaaagggtcacgaaatacaaataaaaagggtacgaaatattggtctctcaataacttagtgatagaccgtctctcccaagttttagtgattttaaaaatcataaaaccgTATTCCGTATTTAACAAAGAGAAAAGGATTGTACATCAGATATACTTCTATAGAGTTTTTTAAGTTACATTCtagttttatgatgtcaaaaatcaatttttcgagcttatatataatttttttgagttattttttaagATTAATGTTTAAATAAATGAGCTCAaatactttataataaaactcaaaatttttaaatcAAAACTCAAAACTTTATCTTAATACTCAAAAAATGTATCATCAGATTATAATCCACTTTAGTAAATTAACAATGATCGTGATTGTATACGGTTACACACTTACACCCCTTTTTAAAGTTGCGTGCCCATACTCATTTCTCAGCtagttagagaaagagaaacaaaaacagaaaaaaaaaatctgagaAGAGAGAGAAACAATGGAGATAACCGCCATAGTTGCACAACACGagctccaccacaatcatcaaaacattcaAATGCAGCATCATCATGATACGAAGAATTCGAAATTTAAGAAGACGTTCACTCTGGAAACTTACCTCGAATTCCTCCGCACTCGCGAAACTCAAAAGCTCACCGCCGATCATCTCAACAAAGTTAgcactctctttctccttcatttTTTCATGTTTCCTCCATTTTTATGAGCTTCGATTGTTCATTATTCGTAAAATGTATAGTATATTTATCACCTTAATTTCGAATTTTCACGCtgaaattattattttattgagCTGAAATAGAAATAGCGAAGAGTTCATAATCTTCGCTTTTATATCTTGAAGCTTACTTAATAATATCTGGAAATTTATGAGAAAATTGTTGTCCATTTAACAGTTGATTTGAGGTTATCTTACTCTGTTGTTAGCTGTAATGCTCTTATGACGGACGTACAAGTACGTTCGTGTTCTTAATCAACTCAATTTTGATTAGCTGAAGTAGTTGATAGATTCGCAGATATTTTAGCGAGAGGAACTGTACGAATCTATATTTGTTCGGTCGATTTAGTAGTTTGCGGAATTCATTAGCGTGATTGTTAGTTTGTTACCAGATTTGTTGTTAATTTGAAGATTTTGAAGAAGGAAAAATCAAGCTGTTGCAAATTATTACACTCTGAAACTGTTTTAAACATAAGTTGTTGCTCgattttgatttctttttcattttagaTTTCTACGTATCTATTGTTGTTTAGTCGTTTGATAGTTTGCGAAACACATTATCGTTATTGTGAATTTCTTACGGTTTCGAATTTTTGATGATAAATTGTTTAGTAGTTTTGACAGTTTGCGAAGTTCAAATTAATATATTCCGAAACTGTTTCGAAGATAGTAGCTCGATTTTGATTTTCTTTTCCTTCAATCTCGATTTCACGTAGTCTGAATCTTTATGTTGCGGTTTCGTCGATTAGTGGATTATAATTTAAAGTTTAATCGCATGTGCCTAATGTAAACAACCTCAAGTGTTTTCAGTGACTTGAGCACTAATTGATTGGTTTTCAAATTTTCTTTGCGTTTTAAATCTGTCTATTCAATGTTTACAAGTTTCCGAGTTGATTATTACTCCATTCGAAAATTTGTTTTAGCTATCATTCTGTGTTTCCTCTACGCctcaattttttttcatttttttcttttttgtaatttttttgtgTTGTAATTTGTATCGTCGCATTTTTTGTTAATTCTCGAAACAAATATTCAGCTACAAGTTGCTAATATATTTGTAGTTGTCATCAGTTTACGAAATTTCTGCAATAATTTTGTTGTGTTGAACTTTCTGTTGGTGACTGACTCCATTTGATTACTAATTTTCCTTTCTGTAGATAATCTCAATCCACGGCTACAAAAAACTCAGCCACAGGAAGGTAATTTCagtactttttttttgtttcactCGTCTTTCGATCAAGTTTTTTAATTCTATGTGAATACGTAGCTCCATTTCAGAGTACATTTTTAATTGTCTGATGCATCATGATGAGCAATAACATGAAAGAATACAGAAGAGCCGATTTGTGATTTAGAGGGGGTTGTGGTTGAATGAGTCGAGTAATTCTGCTCACACTTATCAGTAGGTAGCATAGGCATAGTCGCATAGACTATGCTAACCATATAGAGGAACATGATCTAAATCGAAGTAGTTTATCAACATGGACAGAATGCTTTGCCATTATTAAGAATCGCTCTTACTATTAAGACAACTGATGGAATGTTGTGTTTTCATATGACAGTTGGCTACAGAAGCAGTTGAAGCAATGACCGAGCCAATAAATCCAGCGCGCTCAACACTCAAGGATGACATTCCATCATCGACATCAAGCAAAGCAATTGCCACTCTTTCTGAAACAATCAAAGACCTGaaattgctcaactggcaagAATGTTCAATTACTTCAATTAGAACAATCAGCTTCAACACCTGCTTGAACCCCGAAGATGACAATGTTCCTGTTGCTGAAGTAGCCGCCAAGCTGATGGCTCTGAAGAGCAATAAGAGGTGCAAGCTGTCAACTCCGGTTGATACATCATCTATGACTATGATGAGCAATGGCAATGGGCAGAGCAAGGAGAGCCATGGTTCTGGTGcttgttcttcttcttcctccaagTTGCCTCCCATTGGAATAAAGAAAAAGACGAGAAACAAGAGAGTGTATCTGAAGAAGCTATTATGCAGTCCACATGCAGTAAAAGCACTGGCTGCTCCAGTTACTTTCAAGTAATACTCAATCAGAATAGCGAAAAGTAGGCAAATGAGAAGGGATTCAAAAACGTGTCTTTGCTCAAACAAAGTTACCGTCACCAGCTCTATCTTGCTTCAGCCGTAGTGGAAGTATCACAAGGAAACTCAACACACCTCTTCAACTAAACTACTATCTCTCGATCAACAATGGTAAAATAGAACAAAAAGATCAAGTTGAAAGCTTTTTTGAAATAAGCGTTATAATAGTGAATGATAGTACAAGATTAAaggcatttgttttatgactgTTATGAGAATCATCAGGAAAACTACTACAACCAGCAATTGCAGGCATTTTTGGATAAAATCGCACTGTCACATGTTTCCCTTTCCATGTCCATTAGAAAATGGGTGGCATCATTTTTAGTTTCAACATACAAAGCAGAGATCCAACTGAAGCGATCAGATCCGTCTGTCAAGCACCTGTCGCATATGAGCGCGTCCATTCCTTTGCTGCAAATAGACAGTGTACAGACTCCAGTGTAAACATACAGTACCAAAAATTATTCTCACATGAATCAAAATTGGCATTGTCATATGGTTTTTTCCGTTTTAACTGGAGCTAGACACTCATTATTAGGTAACTAAAATATGATGAAATAAAGGAATATGGCTCACTAGTATACAACTCTCGACGCAACATTCAAGATAAGTCGTCCAGAAAAGTCTTGTGTAGGGCTGTAGGCCGTGCACATACTATGGAGTTTTCTTAGTCGCACACTATATTTGTTTTTAAACTAGACTATACAGGTTACATTACAAAGGACCACTCAtggtaatgaacaaggaaaattgttCCCCTCTTATTCCCTCTAAATCTCGCCATCCAAAAATGGGTAAGAATGTAAGACGCCAATAAATCAAGGTCTAAGAACTCAGGTTTTTCCCACGAAAAACAATGGAAAGGAAGAGGATTAAATGTAAGTCAAAGAGCTCAGGTTTTACCCAAAAAAATAGAGGAAAAGGAATTTACACCAACCTGTTTCCACAGCTTCGACTTCGTTAGTTTTCCAATGCTTTGCAACGTTCTCAGACAAGGGATCATCTGGGTTGGGGGCACTCAATAGAGCTTGGATGCTGATTCAAGGAAACAATAATTATCAATTGTCCCAAAACAATATATGAATATAAATTGTTTATGACTTTCTACCGCATACATTGTAATGCCTTTTTCAACATTTGACGAACAACAAGAATGCTGTATCTAAGCATGTGCTCCCTTTAATATCTTATAACAATCACTCAATCCTATCATAATACCACCTCATTTAACTAGTAAATTTGATTACTGAGAAAATCTGATCAAGTAAAGCAGAAAATGAAGTCACGGAAGAAGAAGAAATAAAACTTGAAAAGTTTCAACCAGTTACCTCAACAATACAGTCCGGATCTGGAGAGCTGGGCTCCATTTATCTTTAAGAATGTCTAAGCATATTCTTCCAAGCTGCACCAGATAAAGATTAATAAACTCCCATTAAATACAACATATCTATAAGTAGAGTGTCCACAAGAGGAATAGGTTTTTCATATTTCAGTCTTCGAACCTTATCAATGTTAGGATGGTAGATCTTGGTAAGGAACCGGACCTGTTTTGCAATGAAATAGATCATGAGATTAAAAGtctcaaaacaagaaaacaatcTTAATTGGCAAGTACGGAAGCTTTATATCTCGACCAACGATTTCAGATAGAAGGTATTAAATATGCAGAGGAGCGTTACGGACATGCatggctataagctgtgcatgaACACCAAACTGTGACTGTGCTATCAAGGTTGTATTGATTCTATCGGCTGATATCATGATCATGTCTCTAACCAAGATTTAATACCATGAGGAAAATTGAATGGCACCCATGTAATATTCATAGCAAAGTATGTCCCAAAGATAGAGCTACAAGAAAGCACCAAGAGGTATGGGTATCTAAGATAAATAAGTGTAGGAAATTGGCTAGTGGATCTCAAGCATATTTAATGGCTGCGGACTCACTAATATACAAGGCTTACTCCAATCATGCAATTGCGGACTCACTAATATGATAGCCTCTATGGAGCCTATAGTTGAGGCCTGCCTCACAAAAAGGCAGGGTAAAAGGTATTACAGGTAAACTTGTTGGCTTCTAGAATCACCGAGACCGTAACTAATGCAGCAAATCACGTTGTTAATAGAATCACAGTAAAGTTCAGTAGCACTGACTAGAACTAAAATAGTAGACATCCTATATAGCCTCTGGTACAGTAAACCTTTATAATATTTCTGGTTGCTATTTTTGCACTTACCAATCTTACCCACTCAAAGCATAAACCCAATTTGCAATAATACTCCCTCTAGTTTTGCTGTTTTCAACTTTCTACAATCGTTGCTTCCTTTCAATCACATTACAACATCATTGCCTTAATCCCAAATTGATTTATATGGCCAGTTAACATGAATCATCATTTCGAACAATAAATGACCATTCAACCAAATTCAAGCAGAGAAAACCATTATGTAGCAGGCTCGATACTTCTTAAGTGCTAAAACATTAATCCATTAGACTGTAGACCACGGCAAGAGTCCCATAGAATGATAACATGACCCAGCAAAGCAACGAGTGTCAGACTGTCAGCCCTCCACTCTGATTACTCCGAAGCAGTTGCAAAATTGCAATTAAATCTAAAAAGTTCATAGCTGGCTCAAAGCTTATATATCACTTAATGTTCTATTTTTCGCTATTAGGTGGGTAAATAGCtttaaagagagaaaaaaatacAGCAAAAACAATCTGCAGCTTGCTATGTGAGACTGCAGAAGATCACTCATTCTACCATACGAGTAATACAGAAGATATATGCTTCTGAAATAGATTAATTCCACCTCCCATCAATATTGTTAAGGGACTTGGGACTTTAAATCCTCTCATTTTTTTTGGAGAAACAGGGCGACAGGTCGTGATATAAAGAAAATCTTAATTATAATTGGAATATACGTCCATGGATGCAAGTGTATCATTGCATCAGAGTTTAATATAAGAACAGCCATCTAAAATCTGAAGAGTCCAACATGAAATGTACAAGAGAAAGTCCAAAAACAAATGTATGCTACTATGCTAGCAATTTTATGATAAAGACAACAAAATAGGCAACGATAACCTACACGGCTATACTAGAGAGGCAGAGACCATATAACTACATAAATGTTTTAGCATCATAAGCAAGTCAAGTTACTGAGAAGGGACTATTTTCATTGACGAGCCCTTATCTCCCCTCCCCCTCTTCTTTGCATTATAACTACACAGAGTCTGAGTTAGTAAAAGCAAGGGTTACCTATCAAAGGAAACCAAAAGTAAACCACCTGAATCAAGCACTTCAAATGTTGAAACTTTACAGCATGCAAATTAAAGTACCTTTGGAGGTGCCATAGGGTATTCTTCTGGTAAAAACAACTCCAACTTGAAAACACCCCCTATATGTCAAACTTGTAAATTTAGGCCAGAGCACTAAAAAAACAGCAATCACATAAGACAACATGGACAAATGGACAATAGATATAGCGGAAGCATCAACTGATCACCCTGAACATTACAGCAAGCATTAAAAatatacaacccattaatttagTTCAGCTATGGTTCCATTAAGAAAGCAGTCTAGTACTGTAGTATATTACCCCAGGGCTCAGCGCATGAATGGTAGAAAACAGCAAAAAAGAAGTGGGTTTTCAATTTGTACTTTGTAGCATATAACTTTTAGCTTTTTCACAGATCATCATGAGAGATGAGAATATAACACATTAGTGAAAAAGAGACGAAGGAATATAAGATGCATTCTTTCACTGCCATCGGCTGAAGATAGAATTTAGCAATAGGTTTTTATTTGCCTGCATCCCGTGAACATTTGCTATAATACTGAAACATCTTACATAGTTACATACTTACATGTGATGTAGATTGGCGTAGAGAAAAACCTTCAGGGAAGGCGAGTAACTAATACAGGTTTGTGTCAAAATCGAAAGCCGAGTCAAACAAATTCAAAAATTTCTAAGATAAAAGAATCAACTTAGAACCAACGTTGCATGTTAGGGGTCCGGGGAACGGAATCGAGCATGGTAGAAAAGGGTAGTATATGCTACCCATTCTCAAACTTACTCTCAAATTTGCTAAGTTGGATTTAATGATGAGAAAACGAAGGACTGTTGGTGCCCAATCGACAATATTTGTGTGGCCAACAAAAAATTGattataaataattaaaataaatggCTAAACACTGCCTTCTAAGAGCACAGTAGTTACTAAACACGCCACTTAATTCTTTACATACAACCCCTCTTAAAAAAATTGTCATGTCTTACAAGAGTAAACCAACGAAAAGATAGTAGGCCAACATAAAGGGCTTCCGGTGACAACATTTATACCTTCAAGAATCAAGAATAGATTTCATTACGCTATTATCTCTTCCATCATATGCATTAACCTTTAGTAATCCTTGCACTTACAGTACGCATCAGAGATGGCAATTGAGATACATTTCATGCAAATGTCCGAAAAATAATACAGCACACGCGAACGGCCATAAGTTGATGTTAAATCACAACTAATATCCTTTAAACCATGACacacaaccaccaacaaccatATCTTTGACACGCAAAAAAGTGAACAAATGTTAAATCCCTCCGTctcccattcatttgtttactttttatatTCTTTGcgaggggtattttaatcaaaagtgaacaaataattgggacggaGGGAACAAACTCATCGTAGCACAATCGAGAACAAGTAGATAAAAAAATTCACCTTCATAGGGAGATTGAGAAGGACCGAGAATCATAACATTAAAATATCGCATGTTTTCTTCTGATGGTGATGCACTAATCCCAGGAGCTATATCCAAAATTTACCCACCAAAATATACAATTAGACAATACCCACAAAATTTCATGATTAAAGAACATTAAAAACCAATAAATATTAACAAA
The Silene latifolia isolate original U9 population chromosome 11, ASM4854445v1, whole genome shotgun sequence genome window above contains:
- the LOC141611474 gene encoding uncharacterized protein LOC141611474 encodes the protein MEITAIVAQHELHHNHQNIQMQHHHDTKNSKFKKTFTLETYLEFLRTRETQKLTADHLNKIISIHGYKKLSHRKLATEAVEAMTEPINPARSTLKDDIPSSTSSKAIATLSETIKDLKLLNWQECSITSIRTISFNTCLNPEDDNVPVAEVAAKLMALKSNKRCKLSTPVDTSSMTMMSNGNGQSKESHGSGACSSSSSKLPPIGIKKKTRNKRVYLKKLLCSPHAVKALAAPVTFK
- the LOC141611476 gene encoding ubiquitin-conjugating enzyme E2 36-like, whose amino-acid sequence is MANSNLPRRIIKETQRLLSEPAPGISASPSEENMRYFNVMILGPSQSPYEGGVFKLELFLPEEYPMAPPKVRFLTKIYHPNIDKLGRICLDILKDKWSPALQIRTVLLSIQALLSAPNPDDPLSENVAKHWKTNEVEAVETAKEWTRSYATGA